One window of the Mytilus galloprovincialis chromosome 14, xbMytGall1.hap1.1, whole genome shotgun sequence genome contains the following:
- the LOC143058967 gene encoding uncharacterized protein LOC143058967: protein MRSLNDGDMTITNPLPPQNLNTNMIGQLGTNVGEEPRRILVKQEAVDEEDSSVNKRRFLRPEVPDLPKQHSDPCGRVSKEGKYESDSEKFFAYNRNYEYDRAYREQRSVVERYNVETLQYQSSFEQRSVIRMPYNQSAPNLLYDKQEDSEMTGNLFTPTTFRDSGYLGNYHLAKQKEAKQSYLSVSPRSLGREAFRSARLPRSDDSITSKGHSDFSGSEDSFSSREPSPYSKDIRSPSPHITKTSSTESNEIKKIHQITSIVITSDDDVVTTVKSDIDTMTGHEEGTEGLLSYKRALFPGNFKKNLQHRYFSSQKRNGSQSSSDASSFDKAESARSLSNSPSQERSFEELPSHSPSKSKSLDTESISTNTTEESDVFMESASKVQAPKRSPQGSPDFSQMSFTQQGHPPTQKYFGSELTPNKEQVHLVPSHPSQKYFGSEMVIGTKEQEIYGPQNTKPPFPYLHHHSPGFPSPHFLTSANPSPLCSVPEGGHIFNFNMSNPFEGFHSDAEIPSPSPGMSPGIHFAFPPRAMMLNSMSELNRLAVSPRGIYPSQPISMPLSQIPSSHPILEQNRDQRRTLSDSDAYICPVCNQVFPSYDNLAKHMAKHLPTETVRQGDNNKVHYCKVCNRSFSRSDMLTRHMRLHTGIKPYECSDCGQVFSRSDHLNTHKRTHTGEKPYRCPQCPYAACRRDMITRHMRTHYKRSAKRGKFLSVPEREGELRKTSVSSTDTTDSQDVSGRTYSQSSVESVDYDSTGSRSISRGDSGERMLFPLSRGDSGETDNRAARPWSSTESAVFEDSSTDGRSAKLHSIQRTSAIHRDIPIQRDTLKDPFLGYRKMRNWSTTSFESVDSEDCRSLKDSFAEDTIFEADGDSVTMTTSNVQMVSRQNEKWEGPLIGVENLQEKCSISSGSKTVED from the coding sequence ATGAGAAGTCTAAATGATGGAGACATGACAATTACCAACCCCCTCCCCCCTCAGAATTTGAACACAAATATGATTGGTCAGTTGGGAACAAATGTTGGGGAGGAGCCAAGGAGGATTCTTGTCAAACAGGAAGCTGTAGATGAGGAAGATAGCTCGGTCAATAAAAGGAGATTTTTACGTCCCGAAGTTCCCGATTTACCGAAACAACATAGTGATCCATGTGGCCGTGTATCAAAAGAAGGAAAATATGAATCTGATTCAGAAAAGTTCTTTGCATATAACAGAAATTATGAATATGATAGAGCATATAGGGAACAAAGATCTGTTGTTGAAAGGTATAATGTTGAAACTCTGCAGTATCAAAGTTCTTTCGAGCAACGGTCTGTTATACGAATGCCTTATAATCAAAGTGCACCTAACCTTTTATATGATAAACAAGAGGATTCAGAAATGACTGGAAATTTATTTACACCTACTACCTTCAGGGATTCTGGTTATCTTGGCAATTATCACCTCGCTAAACAAAAGGAGGCGAAACAATCGTATTTATCAGTTTCTCCAAGAAGTTTAGGAAGAGAAGCATTTAGATCAGCTCGCCTTCCGAGAAGTGACGATAGCATAACATCAAAAGGTCATTCAGATTTTAGCGGATCAGAAGACAGTTTTAGTAGTCGAGAACCGTCGCCCTATTCAAAGGATATCAGATCACCATCTCCTCACATTACGAAAACTTCGTCAACAGAAAGTAATGAGATTAAAAAAATTCATCAGATTACAAGCATTGTGATAACTAGTGACGATGATGTTGTGACAACAGTGAAAAGTGATATTGACACAATGACGGGACATGAGGAAGGAACTGAGGGATTGTTGTCCTATAAACGGGCATTGTTTCCGGgaaatttcaagaaaaatctgCAACATCGTTACTTTAGTAGTCAGAAACGAAATGGCTCTCAATCATCGTCGGACGCTTCAAGTTTTGATAAAGCGGAATCTGCTCGTTCTCTATCAAACTCACCCTCTCAGGAACGTAGTTTTGAAGAATTACCAAGCCATTCACCAAGTAAGTCAAAATCTTTAGACACTGAATCCATTTCAACAAACACCACAGAAGAAAGCGATGTCTTTATGGAGTCTGCATCAAAAGTTCAAGCACCAAAACGGTCACCTCAAGGTTCTCCAGACTTTTCACAGATGTCATTTACTCAACAAGGGCATCCACCCACCCAAAAATATTTTGGATCAGAACTTACACCCAATAAAGAACAAGTTCATCTCGTTCCTAGTCATCCGTCTCAGAAATATTTTGGGTCAGAAATGGTGATAGGTACTAAAGAACAGGAAATTTATGGACCTCAAAACACAAAACCACCATTTCCTTATCTTCATCACCATTCACCGGGATTCCCTTCACCACATTTCCTGACGTCTGCTAACCCATCACCATTATGCTCTGTTCCAGAAGGAGGCCATATTTTCAACTTCAATATGTCGAACCCATTTGAGGGTTTTCATTCAGATGCAGAAATTCCTTCACCAAGCCCTGGTATGTCCCCTGGAATTCATTTTGCATTTCCACCAAGAGCAATGATGCTAAACTCCATGTCAGAACTAAATCGATTGGCTGTTTCTCCACGAGGAATTTATCCTAGTCAGCCCATCAGTATGCCGTTATCACAGATACCGTCCAGTCACCCTATCTTAGAACAAAATCGTGATCAACGTAGGACTTTGTCAGACTCTGATGCTTACATTTGTCCTGTATGTAATCAAGTGTTCCCGTCTTACGATAACTTAGCAAAACACATGGCAAAACATTTACCGACCGAAACTGTTCGACAGGGTGATAATAACAAAGTACACTATTGTAAAGTTTGTAACAGATCGTTTTCTCGTAGTGACATGTTGACACGCCACATGAGATTGCACACAGGCATTAAACCATACGAATGCAGTGATTGTGGACAAGTGTTTAGTCGTAGTGATCATTTGAACACACATAAGCGCACTCATACCGGTGAAAAGCCATATCGATGTCCTCAGTGTCCGTATGCAGCTTGCAGACGTGACATGATCACCCGTCATATGAGAACACATTACAAAAGATCAGCCAAGCGGGGAAAGTTTCTGTCGGTACCGGAAAGGGAAGGAGAATTACGAAAGACTTCCGTATCTAGTACTGACACGACCGATTCACAGGATGTATCTGGACGAACATATTCACAATCCAGTGTGGAAAGTGTAGATTATGACTCGACTGGATCTCGATCCATATCAAGAGGTGATAGTGGTGAAAGGATGTTGTTTCCTCTATCGCGTGGAGACAGTGGAGAGACGGATAACCGAGCAGCAAGACCGTGGTCCAGTACAGAAAGTGCAGTGTTTGAAGATTCTAGCACTGATGGGAGATCAGCTAAACTACATTCTATTCAGCGTACTTCAGCAATTCATCGAGACATACCTATACAACGTGACACCCTTAAAGACCCGTTTCTTGGTTACAGGAAAATGAGAAACTGGTCGACAACAAGTTTTGAAAGTGTTGATTCAGAAGACTGTAGATCTCTTAAAGATTCCTTTGCAGAAGACACAATATTTGAAGCAGACGGCGACTCTGTTACCATGACAACATCAAATGTACAAATGGTTTCTAGACAGAATGAGAAATGGGAAGGACCATTAATAGGGGTCGAGAACTTACAAGAAAAATGTTCTATAAGTTCTGGGAGTAAAACAGTAGAAGATTGA